One Vicia villosa cultivar HV-30 ecotype Madison, WI linkage group LG5, Vvil1.0, whole genome shotgun sequence genomic window, ATGTGTTTTATCGTATGCTCCAATCCCACCTATTACATAAAATTTTCCTTCCATAAATACACATGAGCACATTATTCTGGGCGTATTCATTTTTGGAAGGGTCTCCCATTTTCCAGTGTTAGAGTCATAAAGTTCGGCCGAGCTCAAGGTCTTTCCACCCTCATCAACACCACCAGCAATAATGCCAATTTCTCCGAGGCTCGCATAACCAAACATGCGTCTGGGAGTTTGCAACATTTTTCCAACCGACCATGTATTTGTCAGAAGGCTATACTTGTAAATGATAGGATCCATTAATTTAGTTCCAATTACTAGAAGCTCTGTACCAACAGCCAATGACCCAAAAACTTGAACTTTTTCGGAATTTATTTTAGGCAAATGCATCCATCTATTGCGATTTGGATCAAAAGCCTCCCATTGAAGGACTTCAGAGGAGAAGTAAATCCAATGTTCTAATATACCAATTTTTTTCCTCAGTTTATACAATTCACCTGTTTTAATCAATGATCTAAAACTCTTATTTAATGTGGCAATTAATCCATAATCAGACCTTGACAATTTCAAAAGACAATGAATTGACAGATCTCGACTGAGCCCTTGAATAAGAAAACTCGACTCAAAAGTTACACCAACATTAATTTTCTTATTCATAAGGTCTTTGGAATGAGCATGCAAAATGAAATTATTTTTCTCTTCCCCTTTCATATCCTTTTCCTCTACATCTTCGCTGAAATTATTTGTTTGAGCTCCATATTTTGTAGACTTATCTTTATTTCCTTCTActtttgattgattttgattACTTCGACGATCCATCAAAGACTAGCGATATAATCCAACTAATCTTGTTCGTATTTGAATTTAGATTCTAATATGCATTAAAACATAAAGAAACAttaacaaaattgagtagaaacAAATATTGcagaatttttaatataaatgatttATGGACAAAACTCATTTACACAAATAACTCATAATTTGTAGTGAGCATCCAATTGTCTATACCATCTTACCAAGTAcagaaaatttattaaaaaaaatattcaaaatttattttctaaagaaaattatgattttaaaatAGATACGGTAGATTATCTTTGAATATAAATTATAAAGATGACACACCTTTAATTTATTGCATCGATAAAATACGTTTTAAAATCAGAACACttataatttgaatttgaataaaatttatttatctaaTTTGAAGTAGGAAAAAACAAATGAGATAAAGAAATAATAACTTACAGATTTTGAACAAAGAACTGCTGTATCCTCCAGATTGTATATGCACTCTCGTTAGCACTATATGACTAgcaaattatgttttttttttcttcaataacaTTCATAATTTATAGTGAAAAAAACCCTAAACAATAAGCCATTTCAATTGAGTCAAACCGTATTAACTGCAGAAATTAACATTTTGCCTATTTCTCActattctccttttttagttttatttttgcttAACATATCGCATTAAATTTAAATTTCCAATTCAAATTTATTAATTAACATATTTAAaatttccataaataataatttataaaatatattcatagAAATCATATATAAAGAAAATCTATTAAAActtaattcaaatttatttacAGTATTGActataaaaaaatcatatataaagaaaatctattagttttaatatttgttttcttattttgaaataataattaatattattaatggcaacaattttaaattttaaattttaaattttaaattggactttgaaaaaaaatcttaaaaaactaCATGTAAAATTAATCAGTTGGAAAATTcgttattttaaaaaactatatCAATTTGTCATGAAATTTAGAATCTATTTACTATATGTGATGTTAAGAATTAGGTTACTCTATAAGGTTAACTCAACTTGCCATCCTTAATAATGAGGTAGC contains:
- the LOC131604437 gene encoding F-box/kelch-repeat protein SKIP11-like, which codes for MDRRSNQNQSKVEGNKDKSTKYGAQTNNFSEDVEEKDMKGEEKNNFILHAHSKDLMNKKINVGVTFESSFLIQGLSRDLSIHCLLKLSRSDYGLIATLNKSFRSLIKTGELYKLRKKIGILEHWIYFSSEVLQWEAFDPNRNRWMHLPKINSEKVQVFGSLAVGTELLVIGTKLMDPIIYKYSLLTNTWSVGKMLQTPRRMFGYASLGEIGIIAGGVDEGGKTLSSAELYDSNTGKWETLPKMNTPRIMCSCVFMEGKFYVIGGIGAYDKTHLTCGEEFDMKTKEWRVIPNMFPIQNSMFGAPFIFKSLHSYAAVKNVLYAADYAQQEIKKFDKDTHSWVIIGTFPNHDTSVDVWGLSFHSCGDRLLFFGGCHIYGKDMIEIYSWVADEGVPHWKLLARKKSLKFMHNCAVMGC